In Salvelinus namaycush isolate Seneca chromosome 37, SaNama_1.0, whole genome shotgun sequence, the following are encoded in one genomic region:
- the LOC120031267 gene encoding protein S100-A1-like produces MPSQLERSMQSLITVFHRYADKDGDCNTLSKKELKELMQTELGSFLKSQKDPAAIDTIMKNLDQNGDGKVNFEEFVSLVVGLSIACEQIYQLYTQKVAAKK; encoded by the exons ATGCCGTCTCAGTTGGAGAGATCCATGCAGTCCCTGATCACGGTGTTCCATCGCTATGCCGACAAGGACGGTGACTGTAACACACTGAGCAAAAAGGAGCTGAAAGAACTCATGCAGACAGAACTGGGCAGCTTCCTGAAG TCCCAGAAGGACCCAGCCGCCATAGACACGATCATGAAGAATCTGGACCAGAATGGTGATGGGAAGGTGAACTTTGAGGAGTTTGTCTCTCTGGTGGTGGGCCTCTCCATCGCCTGTGAACAGATCTACCAGCTCTACACCCAGAAGGTTGCTGCCAAGAAATga